One segment of Panicum virgatum strain AP13 chromosome 3K, P.virgatum_v5, whole genome shotgun sequence DNA contains the following:
- the LOC120696485 gene encoding ABC transporter G family member 41-like, whose translation MDEPTSGLDARAAAIVMRAVKNVADTGRTVVCTIHQPSIEIFEAFDELMLMKRGGELIYAGPLGHHSCKVIQYFQAISGVPKIKDNYNPSTWMLEVTSTSMETQLGVDFAQVYRNSSMYKDKDELIRRLSIPPLGTSNLNFPTRYPQKFWEQFKACLWKQNLSYWRTPSYNLVRIIFITVSCIAFGVLFWQQGNIDSINDQQGLFTILGCMYGTTLFAGINNCQSVMPFISIERSVVYRERFAGMYSPWAYSFAQVAMEIPYVFVQILLFMFIAYPMIGYAWEPTKFFWFFYTMFCTLLYFLYLGMMMVSITPNIQVASILASMFYTIQNLMSGFIVPAPQIPKWWLWLYYTSPMSWTLNLFFTTQFGYEDDKKIEVFGETTSIAAFVRDYFGFRHDLLPLAAIVLSAFPIVFATLFGYSISKLNFQRR comes from the exons ATGGATGAGCCAACATCAGGCTTGGATGCAAGGGCAGCTGCTATTGTCATGCGTGCAGTGAAGAACGTCGCAGACACAGGTCGAACCGTTGTGTGCACTATTCACCAACCAAGTATCGAAATATTTGAGGCATTTGATGAG CTAATGCTGATGAAAAGGGGTGGAGAGTTGATCTATGCTGGGCCGCTTGGACACCATTCATGTAAGGTCATCCAATATTTCCAG GCAATATCTGGGGTACCAAAGATCAAGGACAACTACAATCCTTCAACATGGATGCTAGAAGTTACCTCAACATCTATGGAAACTCAACTGGGAGTTGATTTTGCACAAGTTTATAGGAACTCGTCGATGTACAA GGATAAGGATGAACTCATAAGACGCTTGAGTATACCACCTTTGGGTACAAGCAATCTCAATTTCCCAACACGGTATCCACAAAAGTTTTGGGAGCAGTTCAAAGCTTGCCTTTGGAAGCAAAATTTATCATATTGGAGAACCCCTTCATACAACTTGGTGCGAATTATTTTCATAACAGTCTCCTGCATTGCCTTTGGGGTATTATTTTGGCAGCAAGGCAATATAGATAGCAT AAATGACCAACAAGGTCTGTTCACCATATTGGGATGCATGTACGGCACCACTCTGTTTGCTGGCATCAACAACTGCCAATCTGTGATGCCATTTATCTCGATTGAGCGCTCTGTCGTGTACAGAGAAAGGTTTGCAGGAATGTACTCTCCTTGGGCTTACTCATTTGCACAG GTCGCCATGGAGATTCCTTATGTGTTTGTGCAAATATTGTTGTTCATGTTCATAGCTTACCCAATGATAGGGTATGCATGGGAACCAACAAAGTTCTTTTGGTTCTTTTATACTATGTTCTGTACACTACTCTACTTCCTCTACCTTGGAATGATGATGGTGTCAATCACCCCAAATATCCAAGTGGCGTCCATATTGGCATCTATGTTCTACACCATACAAAACCTCATGTCTGGCTTCATTGTGCCTGCACCA CAAATACCAAAATGGTGGCTATGGCTGTACTACACATCCCCCATGTCATGGACACTCAATTTATTCTTCACTACCCAGTTTGGTTATGAGGATGATAAGAAAATTGAGGTATTTGGAGAGACCACTTCAATCGCAGCATTTGTGAGAGACTACTTTGGTTTTCGCCATGACTTGTTACCACTGGCAGCTATAGTTTTGTCGGCCTTCCCCATCGTCTTTGCCACTCTTTTCGGTTACAGCATTTCAAAGCTCAACTTCCAAAGGAGATAA